The Heliangelus exortis chromosome Z, bHelExo1.hap1, whole genome shotgun sequence genomic sequence TCATCCTGTCCTGCCCAAAACGTCAAGTCACTGTATACTGAGTATAGTAAATTTATCAATTTGGAAGGACTGCAGAGACTACTGGACTCCATAAATAGTGTTCATCAAAGCTGGCCttcctaaaaaaacaaaaaaaacccaaaaaaacccccacatatAACCATGTTAGAACAAAGGTAAGTTTTGCATAGGACATGCTTGTTGCATGTGGAACAGTTAATACCACCAAACTTTAAACCccactttaatttttaaaagtttaaaaaaactttaaaagttttattaacATAccattcttaattttttcttcttcaggaaagCTGTAACAAGAAAACCAGCCTCTAATGGACAAGGGAATAAAcaggctggaaggagaaatgtATGCAAGTTAGAGTACCTCGTACTCTTAAcatcagtcttcaaaaaggTATTCACAAATGCTAGTGCTGGCATTAAAACTGATATACAGGAGAATCATCCAAAGCTTCAGGTGGAAGAGGATATCCTTACTTCAACAAAGAATAACTAAATCACACTGCAAGGAAGGCCACCCATCTCATGCTGGAACTATCTCTGGTTTCCTGATGCCAGTTACTTTGGCTTAATGAAGAACAAAAGTGGTCTCTTGTACTACTCAAACAATATAATATGATGTATGACTTCTGTTTTGAGTTCATTAAGGAAACAAGTTAGCTTGGGGCCTGAGGATCTCAGTGTATGATTTAGAGATTAATAAGATGTGGATCACATTTATTTAAAGGCACTTCAacttgccctttttttttttcttttaatgtagaTATCCTTACACAGATTTGCTGTGATTTGAAGATCATTCCTTTCTGGTGCAAGCAAGTTCATTTGTTCTAAGATGTTTCCTTTGATAGTGAACTTTTTTGTACCAATTAAAGAACTTCTGACTAATGCTCGAAGTACAGACAGATTACAAAGCACCCAAGTTCAAGCAGACTCTTTAGTTCTAGCAAATTAATCTTTTATATTTGCAGGAACTGGTAGCAtcaaaaaaatcacattgaaTGACTTCTGTGACTACAAGTGTATCAAGTTCACTTCCATTCCAGTGAACAGACTGAATCTGAATACCTACTTAGTCCAGTGAAATTGTTTTACTGCACTGTTCTTCAGAGTTCTGTCCTTCTACATCTCATAAAGAATGGTCTGAAGCACAGCAGtagttttctgtcttctcaATGGTTTTTGACATCTGAAAGCAAGAAGATGCCACCTAAGAATCACTATTGCTTGAGCCATGGGAACAGCTGCTCCTAGCAATAGCAGAAAGGTTCTTGCTTACCAGTTAGGGGATAACTTAGGGATAGGATTTAAATTAGTTTCCCACACTGAAGACTGTGTTCACTTGAAttacccttttttctttttttttattccacctTGTGGTCAAAAATGCATGATGCAAATTCTTAATATAGAAACCATTTTCCCTATCTTTCACACTGGCAGTCAAATGAATGCTGAGACAGACTTCTGACAAAAATGTTCAGatggaattttttcctcattgtcCATTAAGGCTAATGGACAACTTATAAAACGCCTTTTCTTGAATTGTCTGTCCTCCGTTTACTTAATAGATTTGGAGCTGACTGAAGTTTTAAGTGGTGCTGAGTGGGAAGGTAAGGCTTTTTAAGACCAAAGTCAGATTTTAGAGTTTCACTTTGCAAGGGACTGCAAGTAGAGATGAAGACTTTTTTGTTTAGCTCAACTTTGTGGGAAAACATTTGTGTAACAGAATTGGTGAATACAATTGTGGCCCCttacatttaaattattttgctacATTCTAACAATAGGAAATAACTCCTTAAGATTTTTAGCAACCTATGTTTCCAAACAAACTTTTCATGCCTTCTTGAGTAagataaaacacaaaacctgGTCAAAACCCCCTACCTGTTATTGTGAGCTTCAGTAATTGGTCCCCATTCCATGCAGTGACTAGGTTTAGCAGTTTAAGAGGTTTAAGAGGTTTAGAGATTTATCGAAGTGGCACAAGTACTATAAACTACAATTTACTTCTGGACCAAAGGTATCTGCTGGCCAAAACCATCTTTCATTGCTGGAATCTTTCAATTTCCATTAAGATTAGGAGAAactgatataaaaatattatcattCTAACTAGTTTAAGGCTGGCTTCCCTTACCAACCTTCTTCCTCAAAACTGAGATTTCCAGTATCATTAAGTGCCCACCAGATGAGTTTACTTTAAAGAATCAATATCTTGTAACTTATTTTATACCATTTACATTCTACAAAGTTCTCTGGATTTCAAAACTATTTAATGTTTTCATATCACTTCTAACTTCACATGGCAGCTACATTCCAAAGTTTTACACTACAAATACTCAATATGTGAAGCACTTACAGATACACTTCAGAGATACTGGAAGAAGCACGTGGCATCTGTATCATCCTTCAGAGCAGCTGATAAGTTACATGTGCATCCTCCAATTACTTCTTGGGCTTTACCTGTTATGTCTTCAGAATCTTAacaacagtttttaaaaaggacaTTGCCACTATGGTACTTGACCACGATTATGAGcacaatttgttttaaaaaaatttatttcctgtaaGATATGAATTTTATTATCTGTAGGACATTTCCTGTAACATATAAATTTTTCCTACCATAGATACAAACGGAGATTTTAATCAAAACCTCTTACATACATTCACCAACACAACCCCACAAAATTGAAGGAATGAGGAGTCTGTCAGCACAGAGAACGTACAAATAGGACAGCACATTTGTTGTCCCTTCAATATCCCCTCTAACTTCAAAGCGGGACCTATGATAAACTAGcgtcaggagcagcagaaacatcaTAACTGTACACATATATaaactttaattttataaaCAGACCATTTTCACTTCAAGAATTTCACATCTTGGAGGTCTCCTCTCCTTTTCAACTGCTGCATGATCTCAGAAGAACAAACTATCACACAGAGGAGAATTAACTGGGAACTTTGTCATCACAGCCTTTCTTAATTACGTTCAATAACACTGCTTGCCcaagcaaattaatttcttgctgACTGGAAGGCAGTGACATTGACACGAGCCTCTCCACCTGAGCAGGTTTATTTatatgagaaaaacaaaaatgaactCACAATCAAAAATGTGCTGAAgttctttaaacaaaaattaaaaataaaaaacaactcCCTGCAAGCCCAACCTTCTGGCTTGTGGATACTCTTTCCAAATATAATTATCTTTCTGCAAGCTGTTTTGGTATATTCATCACTAACAAATCAATTCTAGTCCATAAAACCATTGAAATCTGCCAAACCAGTTCAAGTGGTTCTGGGATAGAACAATTTGATGTTGCCAACTGCTACTGTAATCAGCCATATACAACATAGAATGAAAAAGCATCAGCTGTTGCCTCATGTGCTCCAGTGTGTATTTTGCTTAAAAGGATCCAGAACAGCCTACTTAGATGAGGTCTTgtatttcttaaattattttatttttctacccTCTTCTTAGGGGGTCTAAATAATAATTAGAAGCCAAATAGTATTGGATCTTGATTTACTGATGCTCTTCTGAATTCATTATCACCATGTCAGCAGCTGCACTCTTTTCCAGTTCCAATGCGTATGGGTTATACTCTTCTTCAAGTTTTCTCTTCCAGATTTTAACTAGGgaatattcaaagaaaaacaaaaacaaacaaacaaaaaccaaaacaaaacaaacaaaaaaacccaacaggttACAATATAATACATgaggaaaaacataaaataaaaattgacaCCAACTCTCTACTCCCTCCTCAAAGTAAATTCTGCAATTAATTGGTGTCTGTCTATACCATCTAACATCACATGACACATGAAAGAATACTTCAGGAGTGATGGGATCCACTGAGGTCCTTGTGTCCCACCCCCTATTCCAGCAAGGCTAACCCTGAAGGTGGATCTAACTTTAGAACAAGCCAAGACATTTTCAAAACTTTCAAAGTTTTAAGCTACCTAGTACCTGTGATAACTGCTGTTGTCTGGTGACTGTATGAACAGAGCTGGAGAAGTGTGTTTTTAGAAGTCGAAGGCCTTTACAGAACATGAACATTTTTGGATAAGAAGATGCATTTCTAACAGACTTCAATACAAAACTTAAGTACACCATAGTTAGAGATTATCCACTCCCAGAAGAAGAAATTTAGAGGGTTTTTtaacaagaagaaataataaagaacTCCGTTAAACCTCAGTGGACAATGCAAGGAGTCCTGCCTGCCATCCGTGGATTTCAAACATGAATTTTCTCTAATCTGAGCCAATAATGACTGCAGGCTTATAAAACTAGAGGAACAGGCAGAAATCagagaaaaccagaatttcCCCCCTTACTACACCTGTAAAGTGTCAGGTGTCTTCCGTTTTAGTTAAAATGGTAGAACTAAAGAGTAATTTGCATGCAAACTGAACCAAAAACAAGTCAGTATATACTCACTATAATTTGGTACATCCTCATCAGAGTCCTTGGAAAATGTTTTACCCACTTCTGATGAATCATTTTTTCCGAAGTCGGTAGCTAAGATGGTGGACTGGGTTTCTCTTAgtcttccttcagcttcttcctctAAAGCTGTTATCATATCCTTGTAGGCCTTCCTGGCCTCTGTTGTCAGTTGTACCATTCTATGAAAATGATCCTATGGAAGTATAAAATATTAGTAGAACTTAAATCCCACAAAAAGTTTCAGTATCTCTATGAATTAACAACCCCATTTGTAGTGAAATATTCTTTACAAAAGATGAGCAGCTAAGTATGCGAAAACACACAAAAGCTATGCTATGCATAAGCATTTATAAAAACACCAATTCCcttgaaaaaattaaactggaaaGAGATACAGATGGAGAGGATGTAAGGAAGTGACaggcaaaatacttttttgaaCACTGCTGAACAGCtgtaattctaaaataaattctCCATATAAGTGATTGACCTAGGCGAAAGAGTAAGTgtgaaaaagcaaaccaaaaaaactttgaagtcagaatatttttttttctttacaggtAAAATGTAAAGttcaacaaaaacacaaacctaGGTATTTCAGCTTACCTGAGCACCATCATAACTAAAAATTCCCACCACACTCACAGGCACTGCCTTGTTTACACAGCGGCCCAGGGCCTTGCGATTAAGGGCAAAAACAAATGGAATATTCTGTTCACAGGCACAGTCAATAATGTTGTGTAGAGTCTCATCCAACCCACCTGGAATGGACAAAAGAATTAGCAAATAAAGAACCTATTCAAGCTGTAGGTAACTAAAGGACAGTTAaaagatggcaaaaaaaccctcatgaTTATGGGTCCATTTTGTTATTACAAAagttctaaggaaaaaaaatccacaaggGCCTCAATGGTAGTGTTAGCTCTCCATTTTTATGGAAGGAACAGATTTTTTGAAATTCTTAACTAGCAGTTTCCTTTGATTGCTTCTAGTCTGTATTTTGTTATATGTGTAGTGCAGTCTCATCTATTATTGAAAAAGTAACACAgataagaaattatttgtaagCTAACAGAAATCAATGACAGTACTtaagcaaatttaaaataatcGCTGACAACTTGTTGTCAATCTGTGGCCTAAAAAAGACTGATACAGCAGAACTTCTTGAGATGGCACAGCTGGCATCAGTAACCTTGGTCTGTTCTCTTCTTGGCTGTGCCAGTGCAATCTCAGGTGTAGCTGCATTGCTAGCTGGTAACTAAAAGACCCTAGTTACAGACTACTTTCCCCAGACAGTCTTGAGTAAGCTCACAATTCAGCTGCACAGCAGTAAACAAACTGAAGAAGGCAGGCACCTTCACATGACTGGATTTCAAAGGCTACTCAAGTAAGTTCCTCCAATAACCGCTGCCATTATACTGCGTCTgcttttttcacatttcctttATTGTAGGAACAcgtattttttaaaaaacatatttaccCTTTGACTGAATCTTTTCACAGTTAGGAGAGATGATGacacatttcagttttttcagCTTCAGGTGTTTCAAAACTTCTCTAAGACCCATAACAAGCCGGCGTTTTATCTTGGCCTTCACAGGGTCCTTCTGATACAAGCGATCTTGGAAGCGAACCAGTTCTTTTAAAAGATCTGTCACACAGCTGTCAACTTCTTTACTAAGTACCTGGCTGcaataactggaaaaaaaaaaatcaattaaaacaCCTAAAATGACAAATGTTTAACACAAATATGTAATATGTAGAATACAAAGTTTACATTCTATTCTgtgtctttgtctttttttctgtttccactgCAAATACACTTTAtatacacaaaaccaaaaatttacTTAGGATTTATTCAGCAGATGAGAATTTATATAAAGCTTTGTGACTTGTGGTGTCTGGCTTCCCTATCAAACTAtgataaaaatacatatacagATGTATAATAAAactatataaatgtattttataccAATATACCTGTACATATACTTTTCTACTGAAGCATTTTTCTGAGGGCATTTATTTTGACTTCTGATCTTTCTGCTCCTTcaagaaacatattttgaaatgaGAATTACAACAGTATAGGGGCTATTTCTCACATGtgtcagctgaaagaaaaactggaaaaaaatttagaacCTTCAGTCTAAACTCCAATTAGTCTTGCAGAGAATGCAATTGAAGCATTTTACTTGAAAATTGCCATATTGGTGGCACTGTGAAAAAACAGACCAATACAATCAATACTTACTCTCTAAAATTCCTACTATGGATTTTTGGAAGATTGGGGGTTAGCTGCTTGGAAATCATGGAACCTTCTGCaaattcccttttccctgtgtCCTCCGGAAACCCTTCAGCAACTTGTGTTACAGGAGCAGCTATCATATAATTAAAGACATTTCAttaaacaacaaaccaaaaagtaTTGTGAAGAGAATAACATGGCAAGTATCTCTTAAAAGAGTTACTGCTTCAGCATTACAACAGGCTGTGGCAGTGGGTGAAGAGGTGAtatactttttttctcatgtctCAGGTTTATTACTCTAACTCTTTTTAAACAGATGGCAGAAAGATGCAAGGATTCTCACTAGCACATATAACAAACCCAATAAGGATAAAAGTGTGGAAGAGTAATCAAAATTCCAATCATTCAACTATATTGAGTATCAGCTCTGGAACACTTTAAACTTGAGATAAGCCCAAGATACGTATCATTAAATCCTGAAATTACAGTTTTCATTTGGCACTATTTGGTCCATCTACATCCTCTGTTATGTCCCCTTTAAAGATACCTGCTTGACTGTCCTGTAGAAGCGTTCCATCTTCAGTAGTATTTTTTGCAGACTGACAAATATTATCTTCATCTTTTGGTACTGCTGTCTGTTCTAAGAGGTGTTGCTGCTTTCgttgttctctttctttcagaataatctatatatttatagataaaaaccccaaataaattACATGTCACCTAGATGACAAAGCAGTTTAGCTTACCAAGTGTATGTATACAGATCACTGATAAAGTTTGTCACTATCATTCAAAgtttacaaatttttttttttaatttgcacataaggaagaaatgtaTTTCCTAAATCTACATAGAGAAGGATCTTTTCCTTTATCACCAGTATCTAGGTGGACAAAATAATTAATAGGGATCAACTACAAGGGCAGAACTAGAAGTTAATGTGACAAATTGCTTCAATGCAGAGGTGAAAGTATCTCcctttttatatttcttcttcagaCTATCAATTTGCAGCAATTCAGCCAACACTCAAgtacatatatttatttgtgCGCAGTTACTCTTCACTTACATGACCTTGTTAAAAACCCTGAGTCACTCTAATAGATCACTGTCTCTGAATTTGCTGattgaaataaaacagaaggtTATGACAGAATAGCTAAGTCATGatacatggaaaaaagaaaagtagtaCATATGCTGGATCCAAATATGCTACCATACGTGAAATCAGTAATCAGTTTCCTGAACTGATTTCCCattccttctctgctttcacAGCTTTTAAGAAGCAGTTATTGTGTATCTGACCACTATAGCTCAACAAAATTAGTAATGAATTAACACCACTGAATATAACTCCTAAAGTAAATTTCTCCATCTGCATTTGTCAAAAATGAGCAATGAACAAAAAGAAGCACTCTGCCATACTAAGACCATAAATATTACACAGACAAAGCAGTCTCTTCTCAAACTTTCCGTATAAAATATATGCCATGACAATAGAACAGCCTGAAAACACAGTAATTAGTATCACCTCCCAGATATATAATGCTATACATTATTTATATAGtatatgaatataaatatattgttCTCAGATTCAGTTATGCAGTACAGAATGACAAATACAGACTTTACTAACTCTGTAAGAATTCTTACAGACCAAAAAGTGACCTCTTGATGGACTGCTTATCTCCATAACAGGAAGCAAGGAGAGCAAAGAGGGAAGACTCAAAAGATACTGCCAAGCATATCTAACACCAGTTGCTGTAGGATCAGGAGAAGTTCTGGCTTGGAAGAGCACAGAAACATTAAATACTACCTGTGTTTGATCCATTCTCCCCAGTCCTGTAAATAAGCACATCTAGTCCAAACCAAGTAAGACTTCTGACATACCAATTATGTGGGAACACTTTTGTAGTGGGACTTCTTCAGCTATCAAGTGATTTAACTGAGAGAATATGTTCTGGGGAAAATTTTATACTCTATTTATTGAGACTATTCTTTTCCCAGACTCTGGCCTCCCCTTTTTTGACCAATGAAAGCTAAAACTGAATTTAGACAAGTGCATGCTGAGATGCAGATCTTCACACCAGATGTTTTAATAGAGTCACAGAGTAATACTGAAGTTGCATTAGCCTATATTGTACTATTTGAGGTAAAAATAAGAGGACCTTTTTAAGAGCTGTTGGTCTCTTTGCTTTAGGGACttccctctgttttcctttctttaccaAAGGAGCACTGGAATCCAACGGGTTATGAGGCATCTTTCCTTGGTTTAACCGGTGACTTTTTGTGGCTGCAGCAGGTTCTTTAGAAAGCAACGGGATGGCACCACcaactgagattaaaaaaaaacaaacaacaaatcaATCTTCACCAGGTAACTAGAACAAATACCTCAACTAGAATCCAATACAAGGTTAATGACTTCATTAGAACtagtacatatatatatatatatatatatatatatatatatatataaagtttaCATGGTGTTGCTATTAAGAATATCTACATGCAATCCTAAAAAAACACTGCTGTCCAAGCTACCTTCACCACCATGCCATAACAGCTTGGTAAACCTTCAAGAATCTTTCATGGTAATGAATGGCACTTCCTCCTCCAAAGAAGCAGTACTGCCTTAAGATAAACACTGTGTTGCAGTATTACAGATTTTAGATTTAAGTTCTGTAAATAATTTGGAGCACTTGCTCCTACCATTTTTTACATGGTAATGGTGTTGGATGAAGTTAATTTGCATCTGGGTAAAGAGTAATGCAAAGCTACAGCTCACTCTCTTATGCTTAACCAGCACAGCTCTCAGGAGACATCTACTCCCATTTTTCCAGAGAGTTTAGACCATAAAGAGTTCAAATGGCTGGCAAAGTCAATGAAACCAGTTCTTCCAAACCATGACATGACATCCTAAAAACTACTCTCCTTTTGAAATCACTATCATTACTAATTGCTGCATCATGAAGGTACTTGGTCAAACTTCAGTCACCTGCAACATAAACCAGGTTACAATGAAGAGGATGACATAAGTCACCAGTGGAATGAGCCTGACACCTCTGCACCTTTGGCAACCTCtctcccctaaaaaaaaaaccccaaagcttcTGCCAGCTTGTCTTAAGCCATCTTCATTTATTGGTTGAAGCTGGATTTTAAACAATACATAAgtatacatgtattttatttataagaatatatattttatatacatatccatatcatatatatatgtattataatatataagtatatatattgCAGACACATGATATTTCCTTCACTGTGTACATCACCTCTTCATTTCAGATTCAGTGTTCTCATGTTCCTGAAGTTGTGGGCTTTAACTGTGTGTCATTTTGCACAGTTGAAGCATTTCCCAAATGTAAtataaattaaactaattaCTGTGTTACTGTGCTGTTCCATCCACACATCGTTTGTAGTTGTAAATGGTATGAAATAACTGTCTGAAGTCACACTCCTTGTccactgtatttattttctggttgCAAAGGTCAGCACAATGCCACTTCAAAATGTAACTAAAGTTACATTTTGGTACACACCAATTTCATGGGTGCACTAAATGTTAGAAAAAGTATAAAGCTGAGGTAACACCTGCATTATATTTCCCAGATATGAGCATCACACATCAATTTCTCTTCTGAAGCAGATTCAGAAGGAAATTCAATACTAGAAAACAGGTATTGTCACCCATAGCTTTGTACACCATCATCTATTAGCCAGTCCACACACTATACGATTTTATAGAAACAAAACTGGTTATTAGCTCTTCTGCAAGACTGAGCTGAGTGACTCAAATGAAAAACAGACATCAATTgtagaaaaacaatttaaaaaaagcatttacaaGTTCTCATCAATGCTTAAGTCTCATCAATGCTTAAGAAACTCAGCTATCATATCATCACTGTGAGATTAATTCTTTTGATTAACTGcctttttgaaataattaaaaaaaaatttactgaaGTAAGGAGAGAAATTTTATTGTACTTTTTAAATCACAGCAAACATAATTCTCCTTTTGCAAAATATACTGCATTAACATAGCCAAGCACAAATTTTGGTCCACAATGGAAAAAAGACAGCTATTTGTTTCTGGCTCACCATGGGAACCTAGAACTTCATTAGCAGCAATTATCATACAATTACCAGGCATGGCAGAAGTCATCCACTGGTTTAGGCTGACTGACTCTCATAAACTCACAGCAAAAGTCTCTACAAACATTAGAATTTTCATCAAAGCTAAACGTCAATCACTCATATAAGGTACTCCTTAACAATTCATGGTCatgaagttttttctttcctgaagtgTTCCTCCAAACAATTCAGACTGCCATACTTCTATGTTTTTTCAAAAGAACCTTCATATTCTCTTGTATCTTGCAAACTGTGCTACTGCCTACATATTCGGACATGGTTACAGATCAGAAAACAGGATATACATAATGTTGGTAtacttaaaaacaaatcaagttgaaagaaaggaaatttcgTTGTAACCAGTACCTGAAAACACCACAGGTTTAGAAGACTGTTTTGACTTCTctgtttgctgcttctgctccaaaACTGCAAGCATGCCACCCAAATCCAATTGCACAGGGATTTGACTCTTCTTACCACTGTTCCTGGGTGTTTCCTGAACAAGTTCAGTCAGTACCAATGAGTAATGCTCTCAATGACAGAATGTAAAGACTGCATTTTGTATGGTGTGCAATACACACATCTTCATCCACAATGATTTTTAATTCATTCAGTGGAAGTATTTTGGCCTTTAAACAGACATCagctttattttagaaaataaaaaaattcagaaaacagttcAAATAACTTCTGAATAGCTATGAGAATACAGCATAAATGTACAAAGTCTTCAGTAAAAAGGTGCTTTATGTGAGGCTCCTACTTTGGTCACACTGCCACctatctttgaaaaaaaggcTTACCAGAATTAAAAGTTTTGTTTAAGGAAGAGAAAACTACTCTGTGACTCTTACAGAGTATGTGACTGCAATACAAATATATCATTATCTTTAATGTCTCATTAAAAAAGGAGGTTAACATCTTTAAGCAGCATCCCAACATATGCAGTAATCTCTGTCTGCTTTGAAGTGAAGGCAAAAGCAATGTCCCACAATTCATgattcaaaatataaaaatattacaaattaaTAGTCCAGCAAAGTCTACAAAGGAACAATCTACAGTGGCAGAACATGCTACAGAACACAGATTTTTGTATTTCCAGAAGTCTTATCCTGGAACTTCTGTTACAGTAAGGTTAATGAATGTCACCTGCTCCTTCTGAGCTTGGGATCTCATCTTGCATCAGAGCTATCCCAGAACCCACTCACCAACACTCAACCACTTACTAACCTTATTTTTGCTCTGTATGTCTTCTTCTTGCCCCAGGCAAAGTGGATCTCCTATCCTCCTTGTCTTAATCTAGCAGAACCACTTTTAAGAGGTTCCCAACTCCTTAAGGCAATCAGCTGGGATTGGGTTTGTGCCATTATCAAATAAGACAGGTGCAAAAGATAAATGGCATCTGAAACTTGCAGACATTCATGAATAGCTACTGTTTTCCCCTAAATACTTTATCACAAACTGAGGGCTAACAACTACTACCACCGAGTGCTTCCATTCAAGAGGATCTTGTCACTTTTCTCCAAGTAT encodes the following:
- the SECISBP2 gene encoding selenocysteine insertion sequence-binding protein 2 isoform X6, whose protein sequence is MARSEPSAACVFPRYLTTCYPFVREPSVDNVLGDPAFCEYSSCSYSPDVSNVYTVPGSQCCSNNSRYTGSGIVSESAERMYPIRQESKNLSKQRRSKEGEKKLGKNRHDGDDTSVRIVNKTSFQTFTCSRDSLKPDRFNKTTNKKSTQTPKPQSLPVPALEATILDFHKSQSLESSEILNIQHKSGQLCSAESNITCLSHPQMSLLLNSEKDTSLEIKASSKTLDVTAPSLIRSSFDARAYPGPSAGGSSQQQVPWAMVLTQPPKKVVSSPSSEGLPRGRGKQDSQTKSEIKNDASETELEEESEKKKKKKKKKKKLNSPTDVEKPQSEATATQEPPRIEDAEEFPDLAAASDRRNRLGSQKLAFTPAVRKQSEIHLPEEPWDSRSPKLDGTPKVDGMSRKQTSSSVLERRKMQETPRNSGKKSQIPVQLDLGGMLAVLEQKQQTEKSKQSSKPVVFSVGGAIPLLSKEPAAATKSHRLNQGKMPHNPLDSSAPLVKKGKQREVPKAKRPTALKKIILKEREQRKQQHLLEQTAVPKDEDNICQSAKNTTEDGTLLQDSQAAAPVTQVAEGFPEDTGKREFAEGSMISKQLTPNLPKIHSRNFRDYCSQVLSKEVDSCVTDLLKELVRFQDRLYQKDPVKAKIKRRLVMGLREVLKHLKLKKLKCVIISPNCEKIQSKGGLDETLHNIIDCACEQNIPFVFALNRKALGRCVNKAVPVSVVGIFSYDGAQDHFHRMVQLTTEARKAYKDMITALEEEAEGRLRETQSTILATDFGKNDSSEVGKTFSKDSDEDVPNYIKIWKRKLEEEYNPYALELEKSAAADMVIMNSEEHQ